One genomic window of Monodelphis domestica isolate mMonDom1 chromosome 1, mMonDom1.pri, whole genome shotgun sequence includes the following:
- the LOC100029586 gene encoding olfactory receptor 6S1 produces the protein MLSLQGRRGVSLDHTQVRKPVVMGRNQSSGVTEFILAGFPTLHSMQAELGSIFLLVYLLTLMGNMVIISVVGVDPRLQTPMYFFLGNLSCLEILITSVIIPKMLTNFFSGRHTISFNACIVQFYFYFCLGASEFLLLAIMSVDRYLAVCHPLRYPILMRGAICIRLALICWAGGLLPVLGPTVVVALLPFCGQDVVIQHFFCDSGPLLRLACTNTKQLEEVDFALASVVIMISLLLTATSYGHIVLAVFRIPSASGRQKAFSTCTSHLMAVTLFYGSAIFLYVRPSQSSSVGTNWAVTVVTTFVTPLMNPVIYTLRNERVKEALRDMLKKGLAACSGHH, from the coding sequence GTGAGAAAACCAGTGGTTATGGGCAGGAATCAGAGCAGTGGCGTAACTGAATTCATCCTGGCAGGCTTCCCCACTCTTCACAGCATGCAAGCTGAGCTCGGTTCAATATTCCTGCTAGTGTATCTGCTGACCTTAATGGGCAATATGGTGATTATAAGTGTGGTAGGAGTTGATCCCCGCCTGCAGACTCCTATGTACTTTTTCCTGGGGAACCTGTCATGTCTAGAGATACTGATCACTTCTGTGATTATTCCCAAGATGCTGACTAACTTCTTTTCAGGTCGGCATACCATCTCTTTCAATGCTTGCATTGTTCAATTCTATTTTTACTTCTGCCTCGGGGCTTCTGAATTCCTTCTACTGGCTATCATGTCTGTGGATCGTTACCTTGCTGTTTGTCATCCCTTGAGATACCCCATACTGATGCGTGGGGCCATATGCATACGATTGGCTCTGATTTGCTGGGCAGGGGGTCTTCTCCCAGTGCTTGGTCCTACAGTGGTTGTGGCCTTGCTTCCTTTTTGTGGCCAGGATGTGGTGATCCAACACTTCTTTTGTGACAGTGGGCCCCTGCTTCGCCTGGCATGCACCAATACCAAGCAACTGGAAGAGGTTGATTTTGCTTTGGCCTCAGTGGTCATCATGATCTCCCTTCTGCTTACTGCAACTTCCTATGGTCACATTGTTTTGGCTGTCTTTCGAATACCATCAGCCTCTGGTCGACAGAAAGCCTTTTCCACCTGTACCTCCCACTTGATGGCAGTTACACTTTTCTATGGAAGTGCCATCTTTCTCTATGTCCGACCATCACAAAGTAGTTCTGTTGGCACAAACTGGGCAGTGACAGTCGTGACCACATTTGTTACACCACTAATGAACCCTGTTATTTATACCCTTCGAAATGAAAGAGTGAAGGAAGCCTTAAGGGATATGCTTAAGAAGGGGTTAGCTGCTTGTTCTGGGCATCACTGA